The following are from one region of the Ptychodera flava strain L36383 chromosome 15, AS_Pfla_20210202, whole genome shotgun sequence genome:
- the LOC139152011 gene encoding L-xylulose reductase-like — MEIRFDGKVAVVTGAGRGIGRDVAKMLAKCGATTYALSRTQSHLDTLKQEVPDIRTVAVDLSDWDETQKAVESIGPVDLLVNNAGIGILQSILDVTKDAFEKTVNINLRSVIQVSQIVARTMVSRGTGGAIVHVSSQASMIGLHNHGVYSATKGGVDSLTKTMALELGPHKIRVNTVNPTVVLTELGKSAWSDPAKGGPMLSRIPLGRFPEVEDVVNSIVYLLSDKAAMVTGSCLPVDGGFLSAGV; from the exons GGATAGGTCGTGATGTAGCCAAGATGCTGGCCAAATGCGGTGCTACAACGTATGCTCTGAGCAGAACACAGTCACATTTGGACACTTTAAAACAAGAG GTTCCTGACATACGAACTGTAGCAGTTGATCTTTCTGACTGGGATGAAACACAGAAAGCCGTTGAGTCCATTGGTCCAGTTGATCTTCTTGTTAATAATGCTGGCATTGGTATACTTCAATCAATTCTGGATGTAACCAAAGATGcatttgaaaa aactgtaaacatcAACCTTAGATCCGTCATCCAAGTATCACAG ATTGTAGCACGTACTATGGTATCCAGAGGAACTGGTGGTGCCATTGTACATGTGTCAAGTCAGGCATCCATGATTGGACTACACAATCACGGTGTCTATA GCGCAACAAAAGGTGGTGTTGATTCACTGACAAAAACAATGGCATTGGAACTTGGGCCACATAAA ATTCGAGTAAATACCGTCAATCCTACAGTTGTCCTGACAGAGCTGGGCAAGAGTGCATGGTCAGACCCGGCGAAAGGTGGTCCTATGTTGAGTAGAATTCCACTGGGAAGGTTTCCAG aGGTTGAAGATGTTGTTAACAGCATAGTTTATCTTCTGAGTGACAAAGCTGCCATGGTTACAGGAAGCTGTTTGCCTGTAGATGGAGGATTTTTATCTGCTGGTGTGTGA